The genomic segment ACCGGATTTGGATAAATATTCAGCACTTTTTGATCAGGGTTCAATTGCGGTACGGCGGTTGTCAGGCTTTCAATGGCCTGGTCAATGCCCTCAATGAGCTTATTGTGATCAACCTGATCATCGGCAATATAATAGACTTTCCGGTCGGCGCCAATAACTACCACTTTGGGCATTCCGTTCGAACCGTAATCCATCATATGAATAGCCGGATTTGAGAATCTGCGCGTATTGATCAGTCCATTTGTATTTGCCCAAACCTGAATGATATTGCAGGGTGTATTGGCATAATCGTCGGCAAGCAGCATTTCTACAACTCCAGGTTGTGAACTCTGGTAGCTTTGAACCACATTGTATGTAGTTGATAATGGAAGGATACATGAGCTACAGGGCATGGTCCAGCCAATAACAACGATCTTGCCCGCATCAAGATTCTCGTAGAGATCATAATTAACTCCCAGGCAATCGGGAACACTGAAGTTGGTGGCATTTTGTGAAACACCGGGCTTTATAAACAGATGGAGTACAATAATAAGAATGTAAATTCGGATCATGAGTTTAATATTAATATCAAATAGCAATTAAACCTGCTAATAGATAAATATGTTCATGAAAAATCCGGTGCAGAAATAGTTTTATTCAAAATTTGGATAAGTCTGAATAATTCAATTGGCTTGATTGTCAATGGTGGAGCACATCTAACGGCATCACGCCTGAAAAGAAACCAAACCGTTTTCAGGCAGCTTTGATGGCATTTTTTAAAGACCTTGTGAATAAGTTTTTCGCCTTGCTAAGCGGCATCAACCTGCAACCTCCCTGATAGCCTCCCTAAGTATTTTCACCGCGCTGTCAATTTCTTTATGGCTAATAGTCAGCGGGGGGGCAATCCGCAGCGCATCTGGTCTGAATAAGAACCAATCGGTGATC from the Bacteroidales bacterium genome contains:
- a CDS encoding T9SS type A sorting domain-containing protein; amino-acid sequence: MIRIYILIIVLHLFIKPGVSQNATNFSVPDCLGVNYDLYENLDAGKIVVIGWTMPCSSCILPLSTTYNVVQSYQSSQPGVVEMLLADDYANTPCNIIQVWANTNGLINTRRFSNPAIHMMDYGSNGMPKVVVIGADRKVYYIADDQVDHNKLIEGIDQAIESLTTAVPQLNPDQKVLNIYPNPVNDETIVSIRLDAPGEIALSVLNMTGQEKSILFQGMAHHKDISLNADLLGLMPGIYLLQLRFDNNTFVRKFTVAKR